Proteins encoded in a region of the Patagioenas fasciata isolate bPatFas1 chromosome 21, bPatFas1.hap1, whole genome shotgun sequence genome:
- the TMCC2 gene encoding transmembrane and coiled-coil domains protein 2 isoform X1 codes for MKRCRSDELQQPEEDPGASEEPPGPAAMEAKPGEAVAPEAGAVPPPRTKPPDLKKIQQLSEGSMFGHGLKHLFHSRRRSREREHQNSQDSLPPHYGASDHDSPDEKERSPEMHRVSYAMSLHDLPARPTAFNRVLQQIRSRPSIKRGTSLHSGSRRAKSGSLEPQKGSPHLGRKAPQDSSLTAILHQHQGRPRSSSTTDTAILLAESGAVYLLTEDTECLADKLDKGDVTALNLPSSTGHGDTDGTVCLDVPDGTPDPHRTKAAIEHLHQKILKITEQIKIEQEARDDNVAEYLKLANNADKQQASRIKQVFEKKNQKSAQTIAQLHKKLEHYHKKLKEIEQNGPSRQPKDVFRDMHQGLKDVGANVRSSISGFGGGVVEGVKGGLSGLSQATHTAVVSKPREFASLIRNKFGSADNIAHLKDTLDDGHPEEASRALSGSATLVSSPKYGSDDECSSATSGSAGGSNSGAGPGGLGSPKSNTLDSHHNNFDTILEELREIKDSQSHLEDSMEDLKAQLQRDYTYMTQCLQEERYRYERLEEQLNDLTELHQNEMTNLKQELASMEEKVAYQSYERARDIQEAVESCLTRVTKLELQQQQQQVVQLEGVENANARALLGKFINVILALMAVLLVFVSTIANFITPLMKTRMRILSTALLVLFLFFLWKHWDSITYFLEHVLLPS; via the exons ATGAAGCGGTGCCGGTCGGACGAGCTGCAGCAGCCCGAGGAAGACCCCGGCGCCTCGGAGgaaccgcccggccccgccgccatgGAGGCCAAGCCCGGGGAGGCGGTGGCCCCCGAGGCGGGCGCTGTCCCACCGCCGCGCACCAAACCCCCCGACCTGAAG AAAATCCAGCAGCTTTCTGAAGGGTCCATGTTTGGCCACGGCCTGAAGCACCTTTTCCACAGCCGCCGGCGGTCGCGGGAGCGCGAGCACCAGAACTCGCAGGACTCGCTGCCGCCGCACTACGGCGCGTCCGACCACGACTCCCCCGACGAGAAGGAGCGCTCCCCGGAGATGCACCGCGTCTCCTACGCCATGTCCCTGCACGACCTCCCGGCGCGGCCCACCGCCTTCAACCGGGTGCTGCAGCAGATCCGCTCCCGTCCTTCCATCAAGCGCGGCACCAGCCTGCACAGCGGCAGCCGGCGGGCCAAGAGCGGCTCCTTGGAGCCCCAGAAAGGGAGCCCACACCTCGGCCGTAAGGCCCCCCAGGACAGCAGCCTCACCGCCATCCTGCATCAGCACCAGGGCCGCCCCAGGTCCTCCTCCACCACCGACACTGCCATCCTCCTGGCCGAGAGCGGGGCCGTCTACCTGCTCACCGAGGACACCGAGTGCCTGGCCGATAAG CTGGACAAAGGGGACGTGACAGCGCTCAACCTGCCCTCCAGCACCGGGCACGGCGACACCGATGGCACCGTCTGCCTGGACGTCCCCGACGGTACCCCCGACCCTCACAGGACAAAAGCTGCCATCGAACACCTGCACCAGAAGATCCTTAAGATCACCGAGCAGATCAAGATCGAGCAGGAGGCCCGAGATGACAACGTGGCCGAGTACCTGAAGCTGGCCAACAACGCGGACAAGCAGCAAGCCTCCCGCATCAAGCAGGTTTTCGAGAAGAAGAACCAGAAGTCGGCGCAGACCATCGCGCAgctgcacaagaagctggagCACTACCACAAGAAGCTGAAGGAGATCGAGCAGAACGGCCCTTCCCGGCAACCCAAGGATGTTTTCCGGGACATGCACCAGGGTCTCAAGGATGTGGGTGCCAACGTTCGCTCCAGCATCAGCGGCTTCGGTGGCGGCGTGGTGGAGGGTGTTAAGGGAGGGCTCTCGGGGCTGTCCCAGGCCACCCACACCGCCGTGGTCTCCAAGCCGCGGGAGTTCGCCAGCCTCATCCGCAACAAGTTTGGCAGCGCGGACAACATCGCCCACCTGAAGGACACGTTGGACGATGGGCACCCGGAGGAGGCTTCGCGGGCTCTGAGTGGCAGTGCCACCCTGGTCTCCAGCCCCAAGTACGGCAGCGATGACGAGTGCTCCAGTGCCACCTCCGGCTCGGCTGGTGGCAGCAACTCAGGGGCAGGACCGGGCGGCTTGGGGAGCCCCAAGTCCAACACGCTGGACAGCCACCACAATAACTTCGACACCATCCTGGAGGAGCTCCGGGAGATCAAGGACAGTCAGTCACACCTGGAGGACTCCATGGAGGACCTCAAGGCCCAGCTGCAGCGGGATTACACCTACATGACACAGTGCTTGCAGGAGGAGCGCTACAG GTACGAGCgcctggaggagcagctgaacGACCTGACCGAGCTCCACCAGAACGAAATGACCAACCTGAAGCAGGAGCTGGCCAGCATGGAGGAGAAGGTGGCCTACCAGTCCTACGAGAGGGCACGGGACATCCAG GAGGCGGTGGAGTCCTGCCTGACGCGGGTGAccaagctggagctgcagcagcagcagcagcaggtggtgcagctggaaggGGTGGAGAACGCCAACGCCCGGGCGCTGCTGGGCAAGTTCATCAACGTCATCCTGGCCCTGATGGCCGTGCTGCTCGTCTTCGTCTCCACCATCGCCAACTTCATCACCCCCCTCATGAAGACCCGCATGCGCATCCTCAGCACCGCCCTGCtcgtcctcttcctcttcttcctctggaAACACTGGGACTCCATCACCTACTTTCTGGAGCACGTCCTGCTCCCCAGCTGA
- the TMCC2 gene encoding transmembrane and coiled-coil domains protein 2 isoform X3 has translation MELDKGDVTALNLPSSTGHGDTDGTVCLDVPDGTPDPHRTKAAIEHLHQKILKITEQIKIEQEARDDNVAEYLKLANNADKQQASRIKQVFEKKNQKSAQTIAQLHKKLEHYHKKLKEIEQNGPSRQPKDVFRDMHQGLKDVGANVRSSISGFGGGVVEGVKGGLSGLSQATHTAVVSKPREFASLIRNKFGSADNIAHLKDTLDDGHPEEASRALSGSATLVSSPKYGSDDECSSATSGSAGGSNSGAGPGGLGSPKSNTLDSHHNNFDTILEELREIKDSQSHLEDSMEDLKAQLQRDYTYMTQCLQEERYRYERLEEQLNDLTELHQNEMTNLKQELASMEEKVAYQSYERARDIQEAVESCLTRVTKLELQQQQQQVVQLEGVENANARALLGKFINVILALMAVLLVFVSTIANFITPLMKTRMRILSTALLVLFLFFLWKHWDSITYFLEHVLLPS, from the exons ATGGAG CTGGACAAAGGGGACGTGACAGCGCTCAACCTGCCCTCCAGCACCGGGCACGGCGACACCGATGGCACCGTCTGCCTGGACGTCCCCGACGGTACCCCCGACCCTCACAGGACAAAAGCTGCCATCGAACACCTGCACCAGAAGATCCTTAAGATCACCGAGCAGATCAAGATCGAGCAGGAGGCCCGAGATGACAACGTGGCCGAGTACCTGAAGCTGGCCAACAACGCGGACAAGCAGCAAGCCTCCCGCATCAAGCAGGTTTTCGAGAAGAAGAACCAGAAGTCGGCGCAGACCATCGCGCAgctgcacaagaagctggagCACTACCACAAGAAGCTGAAGGAGATCGAGCAGAACGGCCCTTCCCGGCAACCCAAGGATGTTTTCCGGGACATGCACCAGGGTCTCAAGGATGTGGGTGCCAACGTTCGCTCCAGCATCAGCGGCTTCGGTGGCGGCGTGGTGGAGGGTGTTAAGGGAGGGCTCTCGGGGCTGTCCCAGGCCACCCACACCGCCGTGGTCTCCAAGCCGCGGGAGTTCGCCAGCCTCATCCGCAACAAGTTTGGCAGCGCGGACAACATCGCCCACCTGAAGGACACGTTGGACGATGGGCACCCGGAGGAGGCTTCGCGGGCTCTGAGTGGCAGTGCCACCCTGGTCTCCAGCCCCAAGTACGGCAGCGATGACGAGTGCTCCAGTGCCACCTCCGGCTCGGCTGGTGGCAGCAACTCAGGGGCAGGACCGGGCGGCTTGGGGAGCCCCAAGTCCAACACGCTGGACAGCCACCACAATAACTTCGACACCATCCTGGAGGAGCTCCGGGAGATCAAGGACAGTCAGTCACACCTGGAGGACTCCATGGAGGACCTCAAGGCCCAGCTGCAGCGGGATTACACCTACATGACACAGTGCTTGCAGGAGGAGCGCTACAG GTACGAGCgcctggaggagcagctgaacGACCTGACCGAGCTCCACCAGAACGAAATGACCAACCTGAAGCAGGAGCTGGCCAGCATGGAGGAGAAGGTGGCCTACCAGTCCTACGAGAGGGCACGGGACATCCAG GAGGCGGTGGAGTCCTGCCTGACGCGGGTGAccaagctggagctgcagcagcagcagcagcaggtggtgcagctggaaggGGTGGAGAACGCCAACGCCCGGGCGCTGCTGGGCAAGTTCATCAACGTCATCCTGGCCCTGATGGCCGTGCTGCTCGTCTTCGTCTCCACCATCGCCAACTTCATCACCCCCCTCATGAAGACCCGCATGCGCATCCTCAGCACCGCCCTGCtcgtcctcttcctcttcttcctctggaAACACTGGGACTCCATCACCTACTTTCTGGAGCACGTCCTGCTCCCCAGCTGA
- the TMCC2 gene encoding transmembrane and coiled-coil domains protein 2 isoform X2: protein MTEGEDPAASRSTGPALCRGEQGVLVPEQHPPDSCAGKRILLLNSLLGVFLDKGDVTALNLPSSTGHGDTDGTVCLDVPDGTPDPHRTKAAIEHLHQKILKITEQIKIEQEARDDNVAEYLKLANNADKQQASRIKQVFEKKNQKSAQTIAQLHKKLEHYHKKLKEIEQNGPSRQPKDVFRDMHQGLKDVGANVRSSISGFGGGVVEGVKGGLSGLSQATHTAVVSKPREFASLIRNKFGSADNIAHLKDTLDDGHPEEASRALSGSATLVSSPKYGSDDECSSATSGSAGGSNSGAGPGGLGSPKSNTLDSHHNNFDTILEELREIKDSQSHLEDSMEDLKAQLQRDYTYMTQCLQEERYRYERLEEQLNDLTELHQNEMTNLKQELASMEEKVAYQSYERARDIQEAVESCLTRVTKLELQQQQQQVVQLEGVENANARALLGKFINVILALMAVLLVFVSTIANFITPLMKTRMRILSTALLVLFLFFLWKHWDSITYFLEHVLLPS, encoded by the exons ATGACGGAGGGAGAGGACCCGGCCGCCTCGCGGAGCACCGGCCCAGCGCTTTGCAGGGGCGAGCAGGGCGTCCTCGTGCCGGAACAGCATCCTCCCGACTCCTGTGCTGGGAAAAGGATATTGCTCTTAAATTCTCTGCTGGGTGTCTTT CTGGACAAAGGGGACGTGACAGCGCTCAACCTGCCCTCCAGCACCGGGCACGGCGACACCGATGGCACCGTCTGCCTGGACGTCCCCGACGGTACCCCCGACCCTCACAGGACAAAAGCTGCCATCGAACACCTGCACCAGAAGATCCTTAAGATCACCGAGCAGATCAAGATCGAGCAGGAGGCCCGAGATGACAACGTGGCCGAGTACCTGAAGCTGGCCAACAACGCGGACAAGCAGCAAGCCTCCCGCATCAAGCAGGTTTTCGAGAAGAAGAACCAGAAGTCGGCGCAGACCATCGCGCAgctgcacaagaagctggagCACTACCACAAGAAGCTGAAGGAGATCGAGCAGAACGGCCCTTCCCGGCAACCCAAGGATGTTTTCCGGGACATGCACCAGGGTCTCAAGGATGTGGGTGCCAACGTTCGCTCCAGCATCAGCGGCTTCGGTGGCGGCGTGGTGGAGGGTGTTAAGGGAGGGCTCTCGGGGCTGTCCCAGGCCACCCACACCGCCGTGGTCTCCAAGCCGCGGGAGTTCGCCAGCCTCATCCGCAACAAGTTTGGCAGCGCGGACAACATCGCCCACCTGAAGGACACGTTGGACGATGGGCACCCGGAGGAGGCTTCGCGGGCTCTGAGTGGCAGTGCCACCCTGGTCTCCAGCCCCAAGTACGGCAGCGATGACGAGTGCTCCAGTGCCACCTCCGGCTCGGCTGGTGGCAGCAACTCAGGGGCAGGACCGGGCGGCTTGGGGAGCCCCAAGTCCAACACGCTGGACAGCCACCACAATAACTTCGACACCATCCTGGAGGAGCTCCGGGAGATCAAGGACAGTCAGTCACACCTGGAGGACTCCATGGAGGACCTCAAGGCCCAGCTGCAGCGGGATTACACCTACATGACACAGTGCTTGCAGGAGGAGCGCTACAG GTACGAGCgcctggaggagcagctgaacGACCTGACCGAGCTCCACCAGAACGAAATGACCAACCTGAAGCAGGAGCTGGCCAGCATGGAGGAGAAGGTGGCCTACCAGTCCTACGAGAGGGCACGGGACATCCAG GAGGCGGTGGAGTCCTGCCTGACGCGGGTGAccaagctggagctgcagcagcagcagcagcaggtggtgcagctggaaggGGTGGAGAACGCCAACGCCCGGGCGCTGCTGGGCAAGTTCATCAACGTCATCCTGGCCCTGATGGCCGTGCTGCTCGTCTTCGTCTCCACCATCGCCAACTTCATCACCCCCCTCATGAAGACCCGCATGCGCATCCTCAGCACCGCCCTGCtcgtcctcttcctcttcttcctctggaAACACTGGGACTCCATCACCTACTTTCTGGAGCACGTCCTGCTCCCCAGCTGA